The Skermanella pratensis genome has a window encoding:
- a CDS encoding enoyl-CoA hydratase/isomerase family protein, whose product MTTDINDRVLLDIAGGVATLTLNRPGALNALDTKLAEGLSAGLSRCEEDDAIRAVVIRGAGENFMAGGDIKMFSALLGEPNGARRSYFERLIHQVHESIVILRRMPKPVVASVRGAAAGFGVSLVLACDLAIAADDAVFTLAYCHIGVSPDGGSTFHLARAVGMKKAMEIALLGDRFSATDAESLGLINRAVTSANLEDETAKLANRLAAGPTAAYGRTKQLLNASLNTTLETQLQAEAERFAASAVTSDFAEGVTAFLEKRKPSFTGK is encoded by the coding sequence TTGACCACCGACATCAACGATCGGGTGCTGCTCGACATCGCGGGGGGCGTCGCGACGCTGACGCTCAACCGGCCGGGCGCGCTCAACGCCCTCGACACCAAGCTTGCCGAAGGGCTGTCGGCCGGGCTGTCGCGCTGCGAGGAGGACGACGCGATCCGCGCGGTGGTGATCCGCGGCGCCGGAGAAAATTTCATGGCCGGCGGCGACATCAAGATGTTCTCCGCCCTGCTGGGCGAGCCGAACGGCGCCCGGCGCAGCTATTTCGAGCGCCTGATCCATCAGGTCCACGAGTCCATCGTCATCCTGCGGCGCATGCCCAAGCCGGTCGTCGCCAGCGTGCGCGGCGCCGCCGCGGGCTTCGGCGTCAGCCTCGTGCTGGCCTGCGACCTCGCCATCGCCGCCGACGACGCCGTCTTCACGCTGGCCTACTGCCATATCGGCGTCAGCCCGGACGGCGGCTCGACCTTCCACCTGGCCCGCGCCGTCGGCATGAAGAAGGCGATGGAGATCGCGCTGCTGGGCGACCGTTTCAGCGCCACCGATGCCGAAAGCCTCGGCCTGATCAACCGTGCCGTCACCTCCGCCAACCTGGAGGACGAGACCGCCAAGCTCGCCAACCGGCTGGCGGCCGGCCCGACCGCGGCCTATGGGCGGACCAAGCAGCTGCTCAACGCGTCGCTCAACACGACCCTGGAAACCCAGCTCCAGGCGGAAGCCGAGCGGTTCGCCGCCAGCGCCGTGACCTCCGACTTCGCGGAGGGCGTCACCGCCTTCCTGGAGAAGCGCAAGCCCTCCTTCACCGGCAAATAA